The Flavobacterium sp. 1 genome contains the following window.
TATAATGACCAAAAATCATAACTATTTCAATATAAATATAAATCTAAATTTCATTTGAAGGTTTTCCTATAGTTGCCAATATACCTCCATCTACGTAAAGAATGTGACCGTTAACAAAATCACTTGCTTTAGAGCTCAAGAAAATAGCGGCTCCTTGTAAATCGTCAGGATCTCCCCAGCGGCCAGCTGGAGTTCTTCCCATAATAAATTCGTTGAAAGGATGTCCATCTACTCTAATTGGAGCTGTTTGGCTTGTGGCAAAATAGCCTGGCCCAATTCCATTTGTTTGAATATTGAATTTAGCCCATTCCGTAGCCATATTTTTGGTCAACATTTTAAGTCCCCCTTTAGCGGCAGCATAGGCACTTACGGAGTCTCTCCCCAATTCACTCATCATGGAGCAGATGTTTATGATTTTTCCTCCTCCACGTTGAATCATACCTTTGGCAACATTTTTTGAAACAATAAAAGGGCTAATTAAATCTACTTTGATTACCGCCGCAAAATCTTCGACTTCCATTTCAATAATCGGAGTTCTTTTTATAATTCCAGCATTGTTAATCAAGATATCAATTGGACCCACTTCGTCCTCTATTTTGGTAATGTTTGCAATTACGGCAGCTTCATCTGTAACATCAAATATGTATCCATAGGCTTCAATTCCTACAGATTTGTATTCAGCAACTGCATTGTCCACCGCTTCTTGTGATGAACGATCATTTACAACAATTTTAGCACCTGCATGTCCAAGTCCTTTGGCCATAGCCATTCCTAATCCGTGAACGCCACCGGTAATTAAAGCTGTTTTACCTGTTAAATCAAATAAGTTTATCGACATAAGCATTTATTTTAAAGTTTATTTTAATTCATTTATTTTACAAAAATCCATATCGCCATAATCTAAGTTCTCACCGGCCATCCCCCAGATAAAGGTATAATTGCTTGTTCCTGAACCCGAATGTATCGACCACGGGGGAGAAATAACGGCCTGATTATTTCCCATCCAAATGTGTCTCGTTTCTTGTGGTTCACCCATAAAATGACATACTGCCTGATCTTCGGGAATCTCAAAATAAAAATAAACCTCCATTCGTCTATCATGCACGTGAGCCGGCATGGTATTCCAAACACTTCCGGATTTTAATTCCGTCATTCCCATTTGAACCTGACAGGTTTCCGCCACGCTGTTGACTATTAACTTTTTTATTGTTCTTGCATTTGCAGTCTCCATTGAACCTAGCTCCACAACTTCCGCATCATTTTTACTTATTTTTTTAGTTGGAAACACTTTGTGTGCTGGTGCCGAATTCAAATAAAATTTAGCTGGATTCGTAGCATCGTCGCTATCAAAAATCACTTCTTGATGGGAACGCCCTACATATAACGCTTCTTTATAATCCAATTCAAATAGTTCTCCATCAACCAAAACAGAACCGCTGCCTCCGACATTAATAATCCCCAATTCTCTTCTATCCAAAAAACAATCTGATTTCAAAGCTTCAAAAGTTTCCAGTTTCAAAGAAAAATCAGTTGGGACAACACCACCAACAATAAAACGGTCATAATGAGTATAGACCAGATTTATGGAATTGTTTTCCATTAAATTCTCAATCAAAAATTCTTCCCTCAATCTAACCGTATCAAAACTTTTAACTTCTTTTGGAGAAGCTGCATACCGTACATTAAAATTATTTTTCATCATAATATTTATCAAGTACTATTTACTTTTTTAGATCTAAAAACTTCCAAAAATCGAAATTTTTGTCAAAAGTAATATTTATTTTTTAAAATACAATCGATTGTATTTTAAAATTTGTATTTTTGTTTTATAACAGATATCATTTCAACACATAAAATTTTTATAAAGAAGTATTCTTCACATGGACATTCATAACATCACAATTCCTTGAAATATTGATAAAAATTTAATATTAAAAAAGCTATTCCAACAGAATAAAACTATTTTTGCAATAATTAATTTACTTGTCAATGAGTAAATAAAAATCATAATTCAACGCTTGAGGTCACAATGGAGAACAGTAAAATAACAATACATGACATTGCTAGAGAATTAAACATTGACAGTTCCACTGTTTCAAGAGCTTTAAGCAATAATCCCAGAGTAACCCAAAAAACGAAAGACAAGGTAAATGCCAAAGCTTTGGAACTTGGATACCAAAGGAACCTCTTAGCTTCAAGTTTACGCAACAACAAAACCAACACCATTGGTGTTATCGTTCCCAGAATATCGCGTCATTTCTTTTCGTCTGCGATTGCCGGCATTGAAGAAACTGCCTATGAAGCAGGATACAATGTCACAATTTCTCAATCATTGGAACAATTGGAAAGAGAACAGAAAATAGCACATACATTTTTAGCAAACAGAGTTGATGGTGTTTTAATTTCGGTGTCTATGGAAACCAAAGACAACGATTATTTGAAATTTTTTAAAAACAGTGGCACTCCATTGGTGTTTTTCGACAGGCATATAGAAATGCCGGACAACAGCAATGTGCTTATCGATGATTTTCTGGGAGGCTTTGAGGCTACGGAACATCTTATTTTACAAGGATGCAAAAAAATTGCTCATTTCTCAGGTCCTCAAGAATTGGAAATTTACAAAAATCGATTCTATGGATATAAGGCTGCTTTAAAAAAACATGATATTCCCTTAGATCAAAATTTAATTATCAGCTCAAAACTAATGGAAGCTGACGGCATTGAAAGCGCAAAAAAAATACTTTCCTTAAATGTTTCCATAGACGCTATCTTTTCTTCCAATGATACTGCAGCTATTAGCGCTTTGCAATATCTAAAAGAACAAGGCATTAGGATTCCGAAAGACATAGCAATTGTGGGTTTTAGTAACGAACCTATCTCATCTGTCATAGAACCATCACTTACCACTATTGACCAACCTGGGTTTGAGATGGGAAAAATTGCAACCAATTTACTGCTGAAACAAATTAAGGACAAACAAGTACATAACAGTCCTGAAACTATAATTTTGAAACCAATTTTAATCAAAAGAAATTCTTCAAAAAGACTTGGTTAATGTCTCTTTTACAAATAAAAGCTATCCTGAAATAGTAAATTTTAACAAACAGTTCAGAATAGTATTCTTATAATTAAAATATACTTTTGAAATTAATTTAATAAAAAATATGTTTTTTAACAAATTCGATTTTTTAAAATCCCAAATAATATCATTTACCATTTCACAAGTCCTATTCATTAATTTTTGTGAAGTACAAAACAAGAGCAATTTAAATGCTCAAGATCTAAAAATTATAATACAGTAAACCTCTCCAGAAGTGGGTCGAAGCTTTGCCAGTAGAAAATGGTAAAAAAGGACTTAAAGCAAGAGATGGATTTGAAATAAATATGGATTGGAACAACCAATAACTCAACAGTGCCTCCATTAAATCATTAAACGGTACTGAATGTATAATTCATACCAGCGTCCCAATAAAAAATCATGAATTCGGATATTGTTTCCCAGAAAACGGCAAATGGTTTCCAAATTTCATTTAAAACAATTAAAGACAGAAGCCAATCAATTAACCAAATTATAAAATATATCTATTTTGCAAACAGACCAAATTTCCAAATTTTTACGCAGTCGTTTTAAAATTACTGCAGTGGCATTATCTATAATCGGCGCGCAGGCATCCTTTGCCCAAAATGCTGAAAAGTTTTTTTATAAAAAAGACCTTATGCTAGTAGGCAGTTATTATTACCCGGAACAATGGCCGGAATCCAATTGGGAAAGGGATATCAAAAAAATGGCTGACCTTGGTTTTGAATTTACCCATTTTGGTGAATTTGCTTGGTCAACTATGGAACCTCAAGAAGGTAAATACAATTTTGAATGGCTCGACAAAGCAGTGGCTTTAGCAGAAAAAAACAATCTCAAAGTAGTATTATGCACACCTACACCCACTCCCCCAGCCTGGCTCACTCAAAAACATCCTGACATATTAATGGTAAATGCCGAAGGGCGCACGATACAACATGGTGCTAGGCAACAAGGATCATGGTCAAGTAAAACCTACGAAGAATATGTTACTAAAATAGTAACTTTACTGGCTGAGCGTTATGGCAACAATAAAACCGTTTGGGGATGGCAAATTGATAATGAGCCCTCTCATTATGGAGCTTCTTTTGATTATAGTGAAAATGCGCAAAAGGCCTATCGAATTTGGCTTGCCGAAAAATACAAAACCATCGACAATCTAAATAAAGTTTGGGGAAATGCCTTCTGGAGCCAGACTTATAATAATTTCGAGCAGATACACATTCCTAACTCAAAAGAATTGGTGCAACAGGCAAACCCTCATGCCATTTTAGATTTCAAACGCTTTTCAGCAGATGAAGCAGCTCGTTTTATTATTATGCAAAAAGATATACTTCGTAAATACATTAAGCCTACTCAATGGGTAACTACCAACCTTATGCCTACCCATTCTGCGGTTGATCCGCTGCGGATGAAAGAACTGGATTTTCAAACCTATACCAAATACCTCGCAGAAGGATATGATTTAGGACACGGAGAACAAGGTTTCCGTATGGGATCGGCAAACAGCATCGGCTTTTCAAATGATTTCTTCAGACCGATAAATGGCGTAAGCGGTGTAATGGAATTACAACCCGGACAAGTAAACTGGGGATTATTCAATCCTCAAACTATGCCTGGAACTGTTCGCATGTGGATGTATCATGTCATGGCAGGAGGCAATAAATTTGTATGCAATTACCGTTTCAGACAACCGTTGTCCGGAGGAGAACAATACCATTATGGCATAATGAAAACAGATGGCACTACCGTGAGCCGCTCAGGAGATGAATACATCAAAGTAATTAAGGAATTAAAAGAGCTACGCAAATGGTATAAGCCTGAAACAGCATTGCCTGCAATTCTTTCCCAACGCAAAACAGCAATTCTTTACAATCCGGATAACCGTTGGGAAATGGAATATCAGCCACAAACCAACCAGTGGGATTACATGGCACATGTAAATCGCTATTACAAAGCTTTAAAATCTATGGGAGCACCAGTAGATGTAATTGATGAAAGCCACGATTTTTCTAAATATCCATTTATGATAGCACCAGCTTATCAGCTCTTAGACGATAAACTGGTGGCTCGTTGGAAAACCTATGTTGAGAATGGAGGTAACTTAGTGTTAAGCTGTCGCACAGGACAAAAAGACAGGGAAGCACACTTATGGGAAGCCTTATTCCAAAAGCCTATTTTAGAATTAGTTGGGGCAAAAGAAATATATTTTGATTTACTGCCTACTGCCTTAATGGGGAAAGTAAAAATGGACGAGACCACTTACCAGTGGAACAACTGGGGCGATGTCATCGAACCACAGGAATCCACAACCGTTTGGGCGAACTATGACGACCAGTTCTATAAAGGCAAAGCAGCCGTTCTACATCGTAAATTAGGAAAAGGAACCATTACTTATATAGGTCCCGATACAGATGATGGACAACTGGAAAAAGAAGTGTTGCATAAAATATTCAACAAAGCAAACGTACCTACATTGGCATTGGCCGAAGGAGTATTGGTGGAATACAGTAACGGTTTCTGGTATGGATTTAACTATTCTTCTGAAAATCAAGAAATTCAAATACCAGCAAATGCAAAAGTCTTGATAGGTCAAAAATCACTGAAACCTGCAGAAGTTGTCATTTGGAAAGAATAATGTGTGACTATGAAACAAATGACGATTTAACAAACTGTTCAGAATAGTTTTCTCTGAATTAAAATATAAATTTGAGTTTTATTTTAAAATAGAAATGGCATTAAAAATTTTTAATGCCATTTTTAGTTCGAAAAAATTAAAATTCAGAATATATTAGAAAAGCAGTCTAGCCCGAATTTAAAATGAAGATGAAAATAAATTTAAAAACAAAATCCTTTTTTACTTTTCTATCAGTATTCCTATTGAGTTACTTTGCTAATGCCCAATACCAGTGGTCAGTTCCAATTACTCAAATAATTTCAAACGAAACCAAAGGACATCCTCAAGCCTTTTTATGGATTCCTGAAAATTGCAAACAAGTCCGCGCTGTGGTTTTAGGTCAGCACAATATGACTGAGGAAACAATTTTTGACCATCCTCAATTTAGAAAAACAATGGCTAAGTTAGGCATTGCCATCGTCTGGGTTAGTCCAGGATTCAGCATGAACTTTGACCCTAATACGGATGCCGGTAAATTGTTTAAAACTATGATGACCGATTTAGCTTCAGTATCAGGCTATAAAGAACTTCAATTTGTTCCAGCAATTCCAATTGGACATTCCGCTTATGCTACATACCCTTGGAATTTTGCAGCATCAAATCCAGATCGAACTTTAGCTATTATTTCAATACACGGTGATGCTCCCCAAACGAAGCTTACAGGATATGGAGGAAAAAACATCGATTGGAATACTAAAAACATTGATGGTATTCCTGGTTTAATGGTAGAAGGAGAATACGAATGGTGGGAAGCACGCGTACAACCCGCTCTTGATTTCAAACAACGCTTTCCTAATTCCGCCATATCTTTTTTATGTGATGCAGGACATGGTCATTTTGATATCTCAAACAAACTAATTGATTATCTTAATTTATTCATTAAAAAAGCAATTGAAAATCGTTTACCTCAAAAAATGCCTCTTGACAAACCTATTCGTTTAAGACCAATAGTTCCACAAGAAGGTTGGTTGAAAGAAAGATGGAAAAAAGACACAAAACCAACTTTTCCCGCAACACAATACAATGTCTATCAAGGTGATAAAAAAGAGGCTTTTTGGTATTTCGACAAAGAAATGGCAAAAGCTACTGAACAGTTTTATTCAAGAGAAAGAAGCAAAAAAGAACAGTATTTAGGATTTATTCAAAATGGAAAGTTACTCCCATTCAATCCAAAATCACATGCTCGCATTGTTGGTTCATTTACTCCAGAAACGGATGGACTCAGCTTCCATCTAAAATCAGTTTTTACAGATACTTTAAGAACTAAAACTACAAATGATCATGCAAAAGGAAATTCTATAATTACGCGGATTTGCGGACCCGTCGAAAAAGTCAACGATACCACTTTTACCATTCGTTTTTACAGAATGGGACTTAATAACGAAAAAAGGACGGGAGATATTTGGCTTATGGCCAGTCATGCTGGAGACAGAAATTACAAAAGTACCGTTCAACAATTCAATATGCGTATCCCTTTGCGAAATACAGAAGGTATGCAACAAAAAATAACATTTGAACCTATAGAGAATCAAAAAACAGGAACAAAAAAAATCACCCTTAAAGCACACTCAAATAGTCAATTACCTATATATTTTTATATCCAAGAAGGCCCTGCTGAAATAAAAAATGGTAAATTAGTAATCACAAAAATTCCTAAACGAACTAAATTTCCTTTAAAAGTAACTGTAGTTGCTTGGCAATACGGTCGATCCATTGAACCTAAAATACAATCAGCTGAACCCGTTGTTCAAAGTTTCTATCTGTCCAAATAATTATTCTAAATGCAAAATACAAACATGAAAAAAATACTATCTCTATTCATTATCTGCTTCTTTTATAATACTGTTGCTGCTCAACAGCGCAACTATTTATTGCATACGGATACCAATATTTCCCGTTTGAAAGAACAGATAAAAAAGGATCCAGAGGTACAAAAAGCTTGGAAAAATCAATTGCAAAAAGCAAAAGACTTATTGAAAAAAGAACAATCTGGAACTCCCGATTTACAAGAATTGGGATTAGCTTATCGCATGACAAATGATAAACGTTTTGCTGAAAGAATTAAAAAAACATTACTAAATGCCATTAATCAAAAAACCTGGGAAGGAAAAGAATTACTTCAACGCACTCCTGCTTGGAAAGGCGGTTTGGGTACGGCTCATACAAGTTTTTACATGGCTATTGGTTTTGACTGTGCCTACAATTATTTAACTTCCACTGAAAGAATGCAAATTGCTCAAGGTATTGTCAAGTTAGGAATCAAACCCGCAATGGATGACTGGCTTAATCCAGAAACCAATATTCACACCTTTGATACGATGGGACACAATTGGTGGAGCGCCTGTGTGGATATGGCTGGATTTGCTGCACTGGCTGTAATAAATGAAATTCCTGATGCTAAAAAATGGGCGAACGAAATTTCTGCAACTGCAACCGAATGGATTAATTATTCTGGAAATGTGTTAGAGAATAAACCCATGACTTTTGGTCGAGATGGCGGTTTTTATGAAAGCATTAACTATGCTAATTTTGGTTTTTCCCAATATTTACTTTTTCGATATGCTTTTCAAAATGTTTTACCCGAAGTAAAACAACCGGAAATATCGATTTTGGAAAAAATGGCTGATTTTTTCATTCATACCACTTATTATACTACCGAAGGTCCTTTATCTGTTAACTTTGGAGATGGCAGTACGAAACGAAATGGAAATGCTTGCGTTCTTTTACTTTGGAATTTAGGACTCCACAAAGAAAAATATGCTTGGTATTTACAAAAAACCATGAAAGGCTCTGATAAAGAAGGTATGGAACTTGATAGTCCACAAGGTTTAATTTTAAATCCTGATTTAACCGATTATGCAAACATCAAATCTCTAGACTTAACGGAATCAAAACTTTTTTCCGATTTGGGTTGGGCCACTTTGCGTGATTCATGGAAAGACAATGCCACCATGTTAGGTGTAAAAAGTGGCTTTTCTTGGAACCATGCTCATGCCGATGCAGGTTCTTTTATCTTATTCCACAAAGGAAAATATTTAATCATTGACTCTGGAAATTCTTCTTACGGAAGACCAGAATACACCGAATATTATTGCCAAAGTGAAGCACACAATGTCGCTCTTTTTGATGGAAAAGCCCAAAGTAGAAAAGATCCTTATTTTGGAATAAAAAATGAAGGACACCTTTATAATTTGCTTGAAACTGACAAAATGAAGTATATTTTTTCCGATGCTAGCGGCCCAACTTCCCAATGGTTTTCTCGCAACTACCGTCACTTTTTATGGGTGGGTGATGTGATTCTCGTATTAGATGATTTAGAATCTTACACACCTGGAAAATTTGAATGGTTATTGCATTACAACGGAGTTTCAAAACGCAACGGCTTGGATTTATCGATCAAAGATGGCGATGCCGAAGTATTAGTTCGTCCTCTTTATCCAGAAACCTTCCCAGACGGTGGCTTACCTCATGACTTCCCAGAAAAAATGCGTCTCGAAGAAAAATCAGGATTAAAAGATCACGAACCCGATGTGAAACAACCCTATTGGTCTATCAGCCATTTTCAAGAAACCAATCGTACCAAATTTATTTCGGCTATTACATTAAAAAGTGATGAGAATAAAGATAAATTACCTGTAATTGAACGATTTGAAGGAAAAGATTTTCTAGGCATCCGCATTACACAAAATGGAGAAACAACCGAAATTTATCTTAACCTTTTAGCTGACGGACGAATTAAACATCGCAATAGTCTTAATATTATGAACGGTTGGGATACCGATGCTTACTTAATGGCACTTACTTTCCCTGAAGGGACTGACAGTAGTAATCCAAAAAACATAAAACGTCTGTTTATGTCTGATGGAAGTTATTTACGCAAAGAAGGAAAACCATTGATTCATGCACTTTCTAAGTTCTTTACCATTGTTGATTTTGATGCCAAATCACCAACGCTACAATTTCAAGGACAAGATGGAGCAACCGTTTCATTAGCTTCTGAAAATACTAATGCTGTAATCGTTAATGGAAAAGCCACTGATGTAGATTATAATTCCGAAACAAAACTTTCAAAATTTGTAATAAAAAAATAATTTATCTATAAAACCTCTCGTTATAACACCCTATTTATGAAAAAAACAATCTTTATATTTCTTTTTATCACTATCAATTTTAATTTAAACGCCCAAAAATTAATTACTTTCCCAGTATCGGATAGTATTCCTCATAATGATGATTTTACTGTAAAAGTGAGAATTGCTGGAGGACAATGGCAAGATTTATACGAATACGAAGCCTTAGTCGATATGCATAATGTGACTAAAAGTTCTATGGTATATTTTGACTTTAAAGGAACGGTAGAGTTTGCCATTACTTACAATCGAGGAACAGTCCATTCAGCACGAATTCGTCCCCTATCATACGGCTTTGAACCCTCAATAGAAGGAAACACACTTCGTTTTTCACTTTCGAAACCTTGCAATCTTTCTTTAGAAGTAAATGGAGATATTTTTCACAATCTGCAAATTTTCACAAATACACCCGAAACCTACAACCCTAATCCCAAAGACAAATCAGTAATTTATTTTGCTCCAGGATTTCATAAAATCAAGGACAATGTATTGCATGTACCAAGTGGCAAAACTGTCTATCTGGCAGGAGGAGCGATTTTGAATGCTTCTATTCATTGTGACAGCGTTAAAAATGTACGTATTTGTGGCCGTGGAATTATTTATAAAGCCGATGATGGTGTGGGAGTAAATTTTTCAGACCAAGTGCAGATTGAAGATCTAGTTTTTCTGAATCCAAACCATTATACGGTATCCAGTGGTCAATCTAACAATTTAACCATTAAAAACATTCGATCTTTCAGTTCCAAAGGTTGGGGTGATGGTATTGATTTGTTTTCCAATAACAATGTACTGATTGATGGCGTTTTTATGCGTAATTCTGACGATTGTATCGCTATTTATGGCCACCGCTGGAAATTTTATGGCGATTGCAAAAATATAACAGTTCAAAATGCTACGCTTTGGGCCGATGTAGCCCATCCTATTTTAATTGGAACTCACGGAAATCCTGAGCCTGGTCAATCTGAAGTAATCGAAAATATAAAATTCAACAATATTGATATTTTGAACCATGATGAACCTCAAATTAATTACCAAGGTTGTATGTCTATTAATGTATCTGATGAAAATTTAGCCCGAAACATCTATTTTGAAAATATCCGTGTTGAAGATTTCGAACAGGGACAATTGATCAATTTACGTGTTACTTATAACAAAAAATATGCAAAAGCTCCCGGTCGTGGGATCGAAAATGTATTTTTTAAAAATGTGAGCTATAACGGGAAAAATGCCAATCTTTCTATTATTGAAGGCTATTCTCCTGAACGAGGTATTAAAAATATTGTATTCGAAGGCTTAAAAATTAATGGAACGGAAATCTCAGATAAATCGATTAACAAACGCCATATGCAGCTATCTGATTTTGCCCATTTTTACGAAGGTTTATATATAGAAGGTCTTGTATACAAAACATTAAACGATGGCGTAAAATAAAATTTATAATATAACATGATGAGGATTAGTTAATCCTTTAATTTAAAAACAGGAAATCTTCTCGATTTCCTGTTTTTTTTTTTTGAACTGATTTATGATTTATCAATTATATTATTGAAACCCATAAATTTATTATCCTAACAAAAAACATTGTGCCTTTTGGCTACTATTCTGACCAAACAAAGGCATTCAAAACCATCTTAAATCACAGTAAGCATACTTCATTATTTTTTCAACAATTTAAAACAATTAATAATAAATTATATTTAAAATTATTTTAAGTGTTTTTTATTATTAAAAAACAATAAAAATACAATTACATCAGCATGGTTCAGAACAGTTAGATGGTTTTAAAGCAATAATTTTGTTTGATTACTAAAGACAAGATTGATACATAAGTCTTTATAAGTTAAAAAAACAGAATTCGTTTTAAATAAACCATATTATAAAATGACTGAATAATAAAACGATAAATTTTAATAAAAAAATTGCCTATGACGAAATAAAAAAAGTTAAACAGCACATTATTAACTAGTTATATTAAAAAGCATCTAAAAAAATACAATTGAAGTTAATGACAAGAAGTTAAATTCATCTGAACCTACAAAATACAATCTAACTTTTTACATAAAAAATAATTATGGTTCAATTGCATTAAATACCAAAATCAAATCTAAAAAATAAATTAATGAAAAACATTTACTCCATCTTTCTGTATGGAACCTTGTTACTAATTC
Protein-coding sequences here:
- a CDS encoding LacI family DNA-binding transcriptional regulator — translated: MENSKITIHDIARELNIDSSTVSRALSNNPRVTQKTKDKVNAKALELGYQRNLLASSLRNNKTNTIGVIVPRISRHFFSSAIAGIEETAYEAGYNVTISQSLEQLEREQKIAHTFLANRVDGVLISVSMETKDNDYLKFFKNSGTPLVFFDRHIEMPDNSNVLIDDFLGGFEATEHLILQGCKKIAHFSGPQELEIYKNRFYGYKAALKKHDIPLDQNLIISSKLMEADGIESAKKILSLNVSIDAIFSSNDTAAISALQYLKEQGIRIPKDIAIVGFSNEPISSVIEPSLTTIDQPGFEMGKIATNLLLKQIKDKQVHNSPETIILKPILIKRNSSKRLG
- a CDS encoding gluconate 5-dehydrogenase, which translates into the protein MSINLFDLTGKTALITGGVHGLGMAMAKGLGHAGAKIVVNDRSSQEAVDNAVAEYKSVGIEAYGYIFDVTDEAAVIANITKIEDEVGPIDILINNAGIIKRTPIIEMEVEDFAAVIKVDLISPFIVSKNVAKGMIQRGGGKIINICSMMSELGRDSVSAYAAAKGGLKMLTKNMATEWAKFNIQTNGIGPGYFATSQTAPIRVDGHPFNEFIMGRTPAGRWGDPDDLQGAAIFLSSKASDFVNGHILYVDGGILATIGKPSNEI
- the kduI gene encoding 5-dehydro-4-deoxy-D-glucuronate isomerase, which encodes MKNNFNVRYAASPKEVKSFDTVRLREEFLIENLMENNSINLVYTHYDRFIVGGVVPTDFSLKLETFEALKSDCFLDRRELGIINVGGSGSVLVDGELFELDYKEALYVGRSHQEVIFDSDDATNPAKFYLNSAPAHKVFPTKKISKNDAEVVELGSMETANARTIKKLIVNSVAETCQVQMGMTELKSGSVWNTMPAHVHDRRMEVYFYFEIPEDQAVCHFMGEPQETRHIWMGNNQAVISPPWSIHSGSGTSNYTFIWGMAGENLDYGDMDFCKINELK
- a CDS encoding beta-galactosidase is translated as MALSIIGAQASFAQNAEKFFYKKDLMLVGSYYYPEQWPESNWERDIKKMADLGFEFTHFGEFAWSTMEPQEGKYNFEWLDKAVALAEKNNLKVVLCTPTPTPPAWLTQKHPDILMVNAEGRTIQHGARQQGSWSSKTYEEYVTKIVTLLAERYGNNKTVWGWQIDNEPSHYGASFDYSENAQKAYRIWLAEKYKTIDNLNKVWGNAFWSQTYNNFEQIHIPNSKELVQQANPHAILDFKRFSADEAARFIIMQKDILRKYIKPTQWVTTNLMPTHSAVDPLRMKELDFQTYTKYLAEGYDLGHGEQGFRMGSANSIGFSNDFFRPINGVSGVMELQPGQVNWGLFNPQTMPGTVRMWMYHVMAGGNKFVCNYRFRQPLSGGEQYHYGIMKTDGTTVSRSGDEYIKVIKELKELRKWYKPETALPAILSQRKTAILYNPDNRWEMEYQPQTNQWDYMAHVNRYYKALKSMGAPVDVIDESHDFSKYPFMIAPAYQLLDDKLVARWKTYVENGGNLVLSCRTGQKDREAHLWEALFQKPILELVGAKEIYFDLLPTALMGKVKMDETTYQWNNWGDVIEPQESTTVWANYDDQFYKGKAAVLHRKLGKGTITYIGPDTDDGQLEKEVLHKIFNKANVPTLALAEGVLVEYSNGFWYGFNYSSENQEIQIPANAKVLIGQKSLKPAEVVIWKE
- a CDS encoding heparinase II/III family protein gives rise to the protein MKKILSLFIICFFYNTVAAQQRNYLLHTDTNISRLKEQIKKDPEVQKAWKNQLQKAKDLLKKEQSGTPDLQELGLAYRMTNDKRFAERIKKTLLNAINQKTWEGKELLQRTPAWKGGLGTAHTSFYMAIGFDCAYNYLTSTERMQIAQGIVKLGIKPAMDDWLNPETNIHTFDTMGHNWWSACVDMAGFAALAVINEIPDAKKWANEISATATEWINYSGNVLENKPMTFGRDGGFYESINYANFGFSQYLLFRYAFQNVLPEVKQPEISILEKMADFFIHTTYYTTEGPLSVNFGDGSTKRNGNACVLLLWNLGLHKEKYAWYLQKTMKGSDKEGMELDSPQGLILNPDLTDYANIKSLDLTESKLFSDLGWATLRDSWKDNATMLGVKSGFSWNHAHADAGSFILFHKGKYLIIDSGNSSYGRPEYTEYYCQSEAHNVALFDGKAQSRKDPYFGIKNEGHLYNLLETDKMKYIFSDASGPTSQWFSRNYRHFLWVGDVILVLDDLESYTPGKFEWLLHYNGVSKRNGLDLSIKDGDAEVLVRPLYPETFPDGGLPHDFPEKMRLEEKSGLKDHEPDVKQPYWSISHFQETNRTKFISAITLKSDENKDKLPVIERFEGKDFLGIRITQNGETTEIYLNLLADGRIKHRNSLNIMNGWDTDAYLMALTFPEGTDSSNPKNIKRLFMSDGSYLRKEGKPLIHALSKFFTIVDFDAKSPTLQFQGQDGATVSLASENTNAVIVNGKATDVDYNSETKLSKFVIKK
- a CDS encoding glycosyl hydrolase family 28 protein — its product is MKKTIFIFLFITINFNLNAQKLITFPVSDSIPHNDDFTVKVRIAGGQWQDLYEYEALVDMHNVTKSSMVYFDFKGTVEFAITYNRGTVHSARIRPLSYGFEPSIEGNTLRFSLSKPCNLSLEVNGDIFHNLQIFTNTPETYNPNPKDKSVIYFAPGFHKIKDNVLHVPSGKTVYLAGGAILNASIHCDSVKNVRICGRGIIYKADDGVGVNFSDQVQIEDLVFLNPNHYTVSSGQSNNLTIKNIRSFSSKGWGDGIDLFSNNNVLIDGVFMRNSDDCIAIYGHRWKFYGDCKNITVQNATLWADVAHPILIGTHGNPEPGQSEVIENIKFNNIDILNHDEPQINYQGCMSINVSDENLARNIYFENIRVEDFEQGQLINLRVTYNKKYAKAPGRGIENVFFKNVSYNGKNANLSIIEGYSPERGIKNIVFEGLKINGTEISDKSINKRHMQLSDFAHFYEGLYIEGLVYKTLNDGVK